From the genome of Biomphalaria glabrata chromosome 1, xgBioGlab47.1, whole genome shotgun sequence, one region includes:
- the LOC129924310 gene encoding uncharacterized protein LOC129924310 — MSLLKLNNELILSAINLMSATLATELKIQLWKCCEVEAEVELEAEVEVEVEAEVEAEVELEAEVEVELEAEVEVEVEAEVEVEIEAEVEAEVEAEVEAEVEVEAEVEAEVEVEVEAEVEAEVELEAEVEVEVEAEVEAEVEVEAEVEVEVEVEAEAEVEAEAEVEVEAEAEVEVEAEVEAEVELEAEVEVEVEAEVEAEAEVEVEVEVEAEAEEEAEAEAEVQ; from the exons atGTCTTTGCTCAAGCTGAATAACGAGCTTATACTAAGCGCCATCAACTTGATGTCTGCGACGTTAGCCACTGAGCTTAAGATACAGTTGTGGAAATG TTGTGAGGTAGAGGCAGAGGTAGAGTTAGAGGCAGAGGTAGAGGTAGAGGTAGAAGCAGAGGTAGAGGCAGAGGTAGAGTTAGAGGCAGAGGTAGAGGTAGAGTTAGAGGCAGAGGTAGAGGTAGAGGTAGAAGCAGAGGTAGAGGTAGAGATAGAAGCAGAGGTAGAGGCAGAGGTAGAGGCAGAGGTAGAGGCAGAGGTAGAGGTAGAGGCAGAGGTAGAGGCAGAGGTAGAGGTAGAGGTAGAAGCAGAGGTAGAGGCAGAGGTAGAGTTAGAGGCAGAGGTAGAGGTAGAGGTAGAAGCAGAGGTAGAGGCAGAGGTAGAGGTAGAGGCAGAAGTAGAGGTAGAGGTAGAGGTAGAGGCAGAGGCAGAGGTAGAGGCAGAGGCAGAGGTAGAGGTAGAGGCAGAGGCAGAGGTAGAGGTAGAAGCAGAGGTAGAGGCAGAGGTAGAGTTAGAGGCAGAGGTAGAGGTAGAGGTAGAAGCAGAGGTAGAGGCAGAGGCAGAGGTAGAGGTAGAGGTAGAGGTAGAGGCAGAGGCAGAGGAAGAGGCAGAGGCAGAGGCAGAGGTACAGTAG